Proteins encoded by one window of Cylindrospermum stagnale PCC 7417:
- a CDS encoding DUF3370 domain-containing protein, whose translation MLPLLLSLTIAQSTPITPPAEEVVQPQQVRPLTGQLDRIPVFNSNSPELVLNEGILLSTFPVNGKKAPTAHLNFPFRGRFDIFAHHIARAEPADNLRSLYLGIILHNPSSETVTVNILQAASYLSQPDAPFIQLPSFSPNALGTIFAGPGDRAMSDILRGKRQEIFPSQIVIPPGQSQMLMNLPIPVLGLTPPLNGRSTLMRLRSNGTIYAASLAMFARANADGSERAPNLEEWQNLLNNGDLSTPRDKVPTPLEETGKPRIYGRVAGVAGGSQWRAFLVDSPKAKSLTIPQPGQAYSYALSTLHGGTLGTGQIQSASMLVRYPDTAYRAHGNYGIQYSLKLPLYNNTQNPQTVSISVQTPLKEDQLTKSGLRFFTTPARQVFFRGSVRVRYKDEQGQVQTKFVHLVQKRGQPGEPLVLLKMKAGDRSLVDVDFLYPPDASPPQVLTVSTQPPQ comes from the coding sequence ATGTTGCCGTTATTGCTAAGTTTGACCATTGCTCAATCAACTCCAATCACACCACCAGCAGAAGAAGTGGTACAACCTCAACAAGTGCGCCCTTTAACAGGCCAGCTAGATAGAATCCCGGTATTTAACAGCAATAGCCCAGAATTGGTATTGAATGAAGGAATTTTACTCTCTACCTTTCCAGTCAATGGAAAAAAAGCGCCAACGGCTCATTTGAATTTTCCCTTTCGGGGAAGATTTGATATTTTTGCCCACCACATCGCTAGGGCGGAACCAGCCGATAATTTGCGATCGCTATATTTAGGGATAATTCTCCATAACCCTAGTTCGGAAACTGTAACTGTGAATATCTTGCAGGCGGCGAGTTATTTAAGTCAACCGGATGCCCCATTTATTCAGTTACCCTCATTTAGCCCCAATGCTTTGGGGACAATTTTTGCTGGGCCAGGCGATCGCGCCATGTCTGATATCCTGAGAGGAAAGCGACAAGAGATTTTCCCGTCTCAAATAGTCATTCCACCGGGACAAAGTCAGATGTTAATGAATCTGCCAATTCCCGTCCTTGGACTGACACCGCCGCTCAATGGTCGTTCTACATTAATGCGACTGCGGAGTAATGGCACTATCTATGCAGCTAGTTTAGCGATGTTTGCTAGGGCAAATGCCGATGGTAGCGAACGTGCCCCTAATCTCGAAGAATGGCAAAATTTACTAAATAACGGTGATTTGTCTACCCCACGAGATAAAGTACCCACTCCCCTAGAGGAAACAGGTAAACCAAGAATTTATGGGCGTGTAGCTGGAGTAGCTGGTGGTTCTCAGTGGCGAGCTTTTTTAGTCGATAGTCCAAAAGCTAAATCTTTGACAATTCCTCAACCTGGCCAAGCTTATTCTTACGCCTTAAGCACACTGCATGGCGGCACCTTGGGAACCGGACAAATTCAGAGTGCATCGATGTTGGTGCGCTATCCTGATACAGCTTATCGCGCTCACGGTAATTATGGAATTCAATATAGTCTCAAATTGCCGCTATATAACAATACTCAAAATCCGCAGACTGTGAGTATATCTGTGCAAACGCCACTGAAAGAAGACCAGTTGACGAAATCAGGGTTACGCTTTTTTACTACACCAGCCCGTCAAGTCTTTTTCCGGGGTTCGGTGCGGGTACGTTATAAAGATGAACAAGGACAGGTGCAAACCAAATTTGTGCATTTAGTCCAAAAAAGGGGTCAACCAGGGGAACCGTTGGTACTATTAAAGATGAAAGCAGGCGATCGCTCTTTAGTAGACGTAGATTTTCTCTATCCCCCAGACGCCTCACCGCCCCAAGTCCTAACAGTTTCTACCCAACCACCTCAATAG
- a CDS encoding pyroglutamyl-peptidase I produces MTKTILLTSFDTWLEEQQSNSSDDLLLELAKLASVPDDLFFLRLLPVDVQLASSQVIAKINELQPDYVICCGMAASRRQLSVEVVARNTNILPVESTDTLPLDCGESILQTTVDLEQLVAGTTEIQISYDCGKFVCEGLYYSVLDYLRQSQLSVSCIFVHVPVLNQENLSGILPDFVLILNNLAS; encoded by the coding sequence ATGACGAAAACAATACTATTAACTTCTTTTGACACTTGGCTAGAGGAGCAACAGTCAAATTCTTCTGATGATTTATTACTAGAACTAGCCAAACTGGCTTCAGTCCCTGATGATTTATTTTTTTTACGCCTGCTACCCGTAGATGTGCAACTCGCCAGTTCTCAGGTTATTGCCAAAATCAATGAACTCCAACCTGATTACGTCATCTGTTGTGGCATGGCTGCTAGCCGCAGGCAATTGAGTGTGGAAGTAGTTGCTCGTAATACAAACATCTTACCTGTAGAATCTACAGACACCTTGCCTCTAGATTGCGGGGAAAGTATTTTGCAAACAACCGTTGATTTAGAGCAGTTAGTAGCAGGAACAACAGAAATTCAGATTAGCTATGACTGTGGTAAGTTTGTTTGCGAAGGGCTTTATTATTCGGTGTTGGACTATTTACGCCAATCTCAACTCTCGGTTAGTTGCATCTTTGTTCATGTTCCTGTATTGAACCAAGAAAATTTAAGCGGAATCCTCCCCGATTTCGTCTTAATTCTTAACAATTTGGCATCTTGA
- the hisH gene encoding imidazole glycerol phosphate synthase subunit HisH, with product MPVIAVVDYDMGNLHSVCKGLEKAGATPKVTFSPKELAEADAIVLPGVGSFDPAMQNLRARGLEQPIKEVIASGKPFLGICLGLQILFESSAEGTQPGLGIVRGKVKRFLPEPEIAIPHMGWNQLELTQPKSTLWEHLPSEPWVYFVHSYYVEPTEPQIRAATVTHGNQTVTAAIAHNNLMAVQFHPEKSSNIGLQILSNFVAQVREKVFA from the coding sequence ATGCCAGTTATTGCGGTCGTAGACTACGATATGGGGAACTTGCACTCAGTCTGCAAAGGCTTGGAGAAAGCTGGAGCAACTCCTAAAGTTACTTTTTCTCCCAAGGAATTGGCAGAGGCAGATGCAATAGTCTTGCCTGGAGTGGGATCATTTGATCCAGCCATGCAAAACTTGCGAGCACGTGGTTTGGAACAACCGATTAAAGAGGTGATCGCATCTGGTAAACCTTTCTTAGGCATTTGTTTGGGACTGCAAATTCTCTTTGAATCAAGTGCGGAAGGTACCCAACCAGGACTAGGAATTGTGCGCGGAAAAGTGAAACGGTTTCTGCCAGAACCAGAGATTGCCATTCCCCACATGGGTTGGAATCAACTGGAACTGACTCAGCCAAAAAGTACTTTGTGGGAGCATTTACCATCGGAACCTTGGGTTTATTTTGTTCATTCCTATTATGTTGAGCCAACTGAGCCACAAATCCGGGCTGCAACCGTCACCCACGGGAATCAGACTGTAACAGCAGCGATCGCACACAATAACTTGATGGCAGTTCAATTTCACCCCGAAAAATCCTCGAACATCGGATTGCAAATTCTGTCTAATTTTGTTGCTCAAGTCCGCGAAAAAGTCTTTGCTTAA
- the rsmD gene encoding 16S rRNA (guanine(966)-N(2))-methyltransferase RsmD, whose protein sequence is MTLRIYGNRQLKTLPGKETRPTSGRVREAVFNIWQGTIAGCRWLDLCAGTGSMGAEALCRGASFVVGIEQSSQACAIIQQNWQQVAGTEQKFQVLRGDVIQQLKSLSGRQFDRIYLDPPYASGVYQPALDAIAHYQLLAVGGEIAVEHSSQGWTPPEIPPWEICRQKVYGHTALTFYTTVADGEIE, encoded by the coding sequence ATGACTTTAAGAATTTACGGGAATCGCCAGCTAAAAACTTTACCAGGCAAAGAAACTAGACCTACCAGTGGGCGGGTACGGGAAGCAGTCTTTAATATTTGGCAGGGAACTATTGCCGGGTGCCGATGGTTGGATCTGTGTGCGGGTACTGGTTCAATGGGCGCTGAGGCTTTATGTAGAGGTGCCAGCTTCGTTGTGGGAATTGAACAATCGAGCCAAGCCTGTGCCATTATTCAGCAAAACTGGCAGCAGGTGGCTGGTACTGAGCAAAAATTTCAGGTACTGCGAGGAGATGTCATCCAGCAGTTAAAAAGTTTATCAGGTAGGCAGTTTGACAGAATTTACCTTGATCCACCCTATGCCAGTGGTGTGTATCAGCCTGCCTTAGATGCGATCGCACACTATCAACTTTTAGCTGTTGGTGGTGAAATAGCAGTTGAACATAGTTCTCAAGGATGGACGCCACCAGAAATCCCCCCTTGGGAAATTTGCCGTCAGAAAGTTTATGGACATACAGCACTGACTTTCTACACAACTGTGGCTGACGGGGAAATTGAGTAA
- the petG gene encoding cytochrome b6-f complex subunit V, giving the protein MVEPLLSGIVLGLIVVTLSGLFYAAYKQYKRPNELGG; this is encoded by the coding sequence GTGGTTGAACCCCTGCTATCAGGCATCGTTCTTGGTTTGATTGTCGTCACCCTCAGCGGACTTTTTTACGCTGCCTATAAGCAATACAAGCGCCCCAACGAATTGGGCGGCTGA
- a CDS encoding c-type cytochrome — MDNQIIKPEILIQRIALLALAILLAVPLGLFGVQIVRASDPYIKSVLSRTGDPVQGHAIFQINCAGCHGLEATGLVGPSLQAVSKHKSSYGLIHQVISGETPPMPKFQPSSQEMADLLSYLESL; from the coding sequence TTGGATAACCAGATTATCAAACCTGAAATTCTGATTCAGCGGATCGCTTTATTGGCTCTGGCGATACTGCTAGCAGTCCCTTTGGGACTTTTTGGTGTTCAGATAGTTCGAGCCTCTGATCCATACATCAAGAGTGTTCTATCGCGGACAGGAGACCCAGTGCAAGGACACGCGATCTTTCAAATTAACTGTGCTGGGTGTCATGGCTTGGAAGCAACTGGGCTAGTAGGCCCAAGTTTGCAAGCCGTTTCTAAGCATAAGTCGTCTTATGGACTGATTCACCAAGTTATTAGCGGCGAAACCCCGCCTATGCCCAAATTCCAACCTAGCTCCCAAGAAATGGCAGACCTTTTGAGCTATTTGGAAAGTCTTTGA
- a CDS encoding MgPME-cyclase complex family protein encodes MQTYYYVLASQQFLLHEEPIEEVLKERTRHYHEQEKQIDFWLVKQPAFLQAPQLAEVKAKSPKQSVAIISTNSQFITWLKLRLEYVITGEFQAPSENIPDALASLATVS; translated from the coding sequence ATGCAAACATACTATTACGTTTTGGCTAGTCAACAATTTCTTCTCCATGAAGAACCAATTGAGGAAGTGCTAAAAGAACGTACTCGGCATTACCACGAACAAGAAAAGCAAATTGATTTTTGGTTGGTTAAGCAACCAGCATTTTTGCAAGCACCTCAGTTAGCAGAGGTTAAGGCCAAGTCTCCCAAACAATCAGTGGCAATTATTTCCACCAATTCCCAATTTATTACCTGGCTAAAACTGCGACTAGAGTACGTAATCACAGGGGAATTTCAGGCTCCCTCAGAAAATATACCTGATGCCTTGGCATCTCTAGCCACCGTGTCGTAA
- a CDS encoding ester cyclase, producing MTSTQSNNLPLWVQDRDQVIQQSTDAQWRYQAPPDYSRSKENLAQESTQNHLEGTLEAIVQNLVRTFEMEVSFKTNPQQWLSVVNDQFRVSTNGGVEYTAADVSAQGTYNLFMADSEHYKASEEDFESSSKIFQSTFPQGFPWEVLEVYSGPPNVTFKWRHWGHFQGAYKDHAPTGETVEIIGMTVARVTDDLKIVSLEHYFDNTLFLDKLTAGGKQVNGENQGSPCPFSS from the coding sequence ATGACCTCAACACAGTCTAACAACCTTCCGCTTTGGGTACAGGATCGGGATCAGGTGATTCAACAAAGTACTGATGCCCAGTGGCGCTATCAGGCACCACCTGATTACTCCCGCTCTAAAGAAAATCTCGCCCAAGAGAGTACACAGAATCACCTTGAAGGTACACTAGAAGCGATCGTCCAAAACTTGGTGAGAACCTTCGAGATGGAGGTATCCTTCAAAACCAACCCGCAGCAGTGGTTGTCAGTTGTGAACGACCAGTTTCGTGTTAGTACCAACGGCGGAGTAGAATATACAGCAGCAGACGTATCAGCCCAAGGTACTTACAATTTATTCATGGCTGACTCAGAACATTACAAAGCTTCTGAAGAAGACTTTGAATCATCATCAAAAATCTTTCAGTCTACATTTCCCCAAGGTTTTCCTTGGGAAGTACTAGAAGTTTATTCAGGCCCACCTAATGTAACATTCAAGTGGCGGCACTGGGGACATTTTCAGGGTGCATACAAAGACCATGCACCGACTGGAGAAACAGTGGAAATTATTGGGATGACTGTTGCCCGCGTTACCGATGACTTGAAGATTGTTTCCTTGGAACATTACTTTGATAACACCCTGTTTTTAGATAAGCTGACAGCAGGTGGTAAACAGGTAAACGGTGAAAACCAAGGAAGTCCTTGTCCCTTCAGTTCTTAG
- a CDS encoding pyridoxine 5'-phosphate synthase — translation MPTLGVNIDHIATIRQARRTVEPDPVAAAVLAELGGADGITVHLREDRRHIQDRDVRILRETVRSHLNLEMAATDEMLAIALDIKPDYVTLVPEKRQEVTTEGGLDIVGQIARIGEIVDKLQSASIPVSLFIDAEPSQIEASVKVQAKFIELHTGQYAEAKDETTRQQELAILAQGCTQALKAGLRVNAGHGLTYWNVYPVAALPGMEELNIGHTIISRAALVGIERAVREMKQAMLLRSN, via the coding sequence GTGCCTACATTAGGTGTAAATATTGACCATATCGCCACCATCCGCCAAGCGCGGCGGACGGTGGAACCCGACCCTGTAGCGGCGGCGGTGCTGGCTGAATTGGGGGGTGCAGATGGCATTACCGTACATTTACGGGAAGATAGAAGACATATTCAAGACAGAGATGTGCGAATTTTACGGGAAACGGTGCGATCGCATCTGAATCTAGAAATGGCAGCTACAGATGAAATGTTAGCGATCGCACTCGACATCAAACCCGATTATGTCACTTTAGTACCCGAAAAACGGCAAGAAGTCACCACAGAAGGCGGTTTAGATATCGTCGGGCAAATTGCTAGAATAGGTGAAATCGTCGATAAATTGCAAAGCGCTAGCATTCCTGTTAGTCTATTCATCGACGCCGAACCATCACAAATCGAAGCGTCTGTCAAGGTGCAAGCGAAATTTATTGAACTGCACACTGGGCAATATGCCGAAGCTAAAGATGAAACAACACGCCAGCAAGAATTAGCGATATTAGCTCAAGGCTGTACACAAGCCCTAAAAGCTGGCTTGCGCGTAAATGCTGGTCATGGACTCACTTACTGGAACGTCTATCCTGTAGCCGCACTTCCAGGCATGGAAGAACTGAACATTGGTCATACCATCATCAGTCGAGCAGCATTAGTCGGTATAGAACGAGCAGTCCGGGAGATGAAACAAGCCATGTTGCTTCGCTCCAATTAA
- a CDS encoding Uma2 family endonuclease encodes MLLELQQIIVKPGQQMLLKDISWQQLENILEEMGEKRAARISYSHGWLEIMVPLPEHEKDKEFIGDLVKILLDKLEIDFEPLGSTTFKNEQMQQAVEPDACFYIQNQAAVIGKNRIDLNIDPPPDLAIEIDITSRTQFGNYQLLGVPELWRYKQQSLDIFLLQQGKYVKSLSSPNFPNIPIIELVNEYVQQCLTIGRSQAIRNLRSWFKDNL; translated from the coding sequence ATGCTTTTAGAACTGCAACAAATTATCGTCAAACCAGGTCAACAAATGTTACTCAAAGATATTAGTTGGCAGCAGTTAGAAAACATTCTAGAAGAAATGGGAGAAAAGCGTGCAGCGCGTATTTCTTATAGTCACGGCTGGTTAGAAATTATGGTTCCCCTACCCGAACACGAAAAAGATAAAGAATTTATTGGTGATTTAGTTAAAATTTTATTAGACAAACTTGAAATTGATTTTGAACCTTTAGGTTCCACAACCTTTAAAAATGAACAAATGCAGCAAGCCGTAGAACCAGATGCCTGTTTTTATATTCAAAACCAAGCCGCTGTAATTGGGAAAAATCGGATTGACTTAAATATAGACCCACCACCAGATTTAGCAATCGAAATTGATATTACCTCCCGTACTCAATTTGGTAACTATCAGCTTTTGGGAGTTCCTGAACTTTGGCGATATAAACAACAAAGTTTGGATATTTTCTTGTTACAACAGGGAAAATATGTAAAATCTTTATCTAGTCCTAATTTTCCGAATATCCCAATTATTGAATTAGTTAATGAGTATGTCCAGCAGTGTTTAACCATTGGAAGAAGTCAAGCTATCCGTAATTTGAGGAGTTGGTTTAAGGATAATTTATAG
- a CDS encoding Uma2 family endonuclease: protein MTTENNLAIVDWEPPMPPTDLIFDDGEPLESNRHRIAMNVLIRSLQQAWTDRNDYFTGGNMFIYYSSTQIRNRDFRGPDFFAVLNVDADTSRQGWVVWEENGRYPDVIVELMSPSTATIDKGIKKNLYEQTFRTSDYFVYDPFDPNSLQGWHLDDNQQYQPLTTNERGWLWCKRLSFWLGTWEGTIDRETAVWLRFYDVAGNLVLLPEEAAKVEAEAAQAQAEVAQAQAARLAARLRELGENPDIV, encoded by the coding sequence ATGACTACCGAAAACAATCTAGCCATTGTGGACTGGGAACCCCCCATGCCACCTACAGATTTAATTTTTGATGATGGTGAACCCTTGGAATCAAATCGTCACCGCATAGCGATGAATGTCTTGATTCGGTCATTGCAACAAGCTTGGACTGACCGCAATGATTATTTCACTGGGGGCAATATGTTTATTTATTACAGCAGCACCCAGATTCGTAACCGTGATTTTCGAGGGCCAGATTTTTTTGCTGTTCTCAATGTTGATGCTGATACCTCTAGACAAGGCTGGGTAGTATGGGAAGAAAATGGTCGCTATCCTGATGTCATTGTGGAATTAATGTCACCCTCTACGGCAACAATAGACAAGGGTATTAAGAAAAATCTTTATGAACAAACTTTCCGCACTTCAGATTATTTTGTCTATGACCCTTTTGACCCTAATTCTTTGCAAGGATGGCATTTAGATGATAATCAGCAGTATCAACCGTTGACAACAAATGAACGCGGGTGGCTATGGTGTAAGCGTTTATCTTTCTGGTTAGGGACTTGGGAAGGAACCATAGATAGGGAAACAGCGGTATGGTTGCGGTTTTATGATGTGGCTGGAAATCTGGTTTTGTTACCAGAGGAAGCAGCGAAGGTAGAAGCAGAAGCCGCACAAGCACAAGCTGAGGTTGCACAAGCACAAGCGGCTCGTTTAGCGGCTAGATTAAGGGAGTTGGGGGAAAATCCAGATATCGTCTAA